TACCGACGTGTACCTTTAGACCAAACTCAGCGTTAATCTTATCGTAAGTCGCAGGGGCTAGCTGATGCACCGCTTTTAATGGGCCACCGTGATGCTTACGATCGGCTTGCTCGTCGGTGGTCAAGCCCATAAAGTTGACGGCGACAGGCGCATCGATTGGATATTTATCAATGGCGCTCATCTCTTCACGAGTGAAGGGCATGGCTTTGCCAGCGCGGACACAGATGAGAGTGGCGATATGCAAGGGCAGGGGTTGGTTAAAATCAAGGTTAGTGTTTTCTTGTACGTATGTTTCGGTTGATTCTATGCGCATTGGGGTTCCTAACGGCTGGTCATTTTTTAGGCAAATACGATTGGATGATTGTCATCATCTTAGCGTAATCATAGACAGCTTTCAGCTTATTTATACCATGTGTATTTATAAAGCTATTTTGAACAGTCACCCATAAAAAAAGACCAGAATCAGTCTCTGGTCTTTTTAAGGCAATAAATATATCGAACTCAATACACTTATTTGTTTTTGTTGCGACGGCCTGCGGTTTTCTTTTCACGCGGGGTTGCAACCAGCTCAGCCAACTGATCAGGTGATGACCATAAGCCTTCTAAGTCATAGAACTCACGAGCTTGCGGCGTCATCATGTGCACAACAACAGCACCCAAATCAATCAACGTCCAGTCAGAGTCGATACCGCCTTCACGGCCAAGTGGCATAAAGCCAGATTTTTTGGCTTCAGCACCGACGCTATCGGCCATGGCGCGCACGTGACGCTTCGACGTACCATCAGCGATGACGATGTGTTCCATAACGTCAGTCAAATCTGCTACATCCATTACAGTGATATTTTTCGCTTTCATATCGTTCAGCGCACTGTCTACAAGGGTCAAACACTCTTTTATGCGTTCTTCAGTCATGGTATTGGTCATAAATTTTAATCTCTTGAATCGTAAATATGTAAAATAAAAGGTAAAGCATTAATAGGGATTGTCCAAATGACCATTTGTCGCCAGCCGTATGTACAGACAAAATGGGCAAAATGACAAAGATAAGGCGATTTTAACGGAATTGAGCAGCAGAATATAGCTGATGGGCGATAATATAGTGATAAACAGCCGAATTTAGCCATTTAGGTAACGGATTGATGGCAGTATGGCTCATGATATCATTTATTGGTGGTATAGAGGTCATTTGCCTGTCGGCTGCTTGCATTATATTCAATCGATCTTGCACAGACTGTAGCTGCTCGCGTATCTGCGTGCTCGACACGGCTGCGACAGGCCGCGCGTCTATATAAATATGGCCTTGATGCGTGCTTTTCAAGCCAGTATTCGTCGCAAGCGCTTTAGTAATGGGCGTGACTAGCTCTGTCGGTGTGCCAACGACTAATGATTGTAGCGGCACGGGCAGTTTGGCTTGAATGGTGTCTGTGTTCGGCATATTGTCTGGGTCTGGCAGAATATCATTATCCACATCATCTTTATCCGCATCATCTTTATCAAAGATGCGACTGACATGACTGCGACTAAAGATCCAGAGATTGACATGATTCGTCAGCGCCAGCCCTTCTTTCCAATGCGGCAAGCTCAGCGCGCTGTCCATACCAATGATAAAGATCAAACTGTCACGTGGATAGCGCTCCCTTAACGTACGTACACTATCGATGGTATAAACAGGCGGCGTTTGCCATAGCTCAAGCTCATCAATCTGAATGGGTGTCTCTAGGGTCGCCAGCTTTAACATCGCTAGACGATGGTGAGGGTCTGTGCTTTTTTGTTTAAATGGGGAGCGTGAGTTTGGCAATAATGACACATGCAGGTCGCGCTGCTGCTGCGCCGCTATCGGTAACAAACGCTCATACACATACATGGCCATTTGCACATGACCTTGATGCACAGGATCGAACGAGCCACCCAAGTAAGCACGAATGGCAGGCCTAGAGGTTTTATCATCGAGACTGTCAGTGGTATTTGGCATAGTTTGGCACAGATATGGTTTGTCGTAGAGATGCTTTGGCACGGATAGGGAAGCGAAAAGGCGAAACAGAAAATCGCTATTGTAGAGGGCGCAGCAGCATCTGTCATTAAAAGCCCTCAAAAGTCATCAAAAATGACCAATAAAAAACCGACCATCATAACGACAGTCGGTAATATCAAATCTATTTTTAATCAGCATAATAAAACTAAAAATAATACGATGTTGCTGAGATGGATTTTTCAAAGCTTCTGTCACGCTTGCGAACAGGCAGCGAAGAAAAATTCATCTCAGTAGTACAGCGTTACTCTATGCATGACTCTTATTTATCATTGACCAGATAGCAATCAAGCTATAGCGATTAAATCTCATCGCTATAAGCTTGGATGGCCGTCAGCGCGATGGTATAAATAATATCATCGACCAAGGCGCCACGTGACAAGTCGTTCACAGGCTTGTTCAATCCTTGCAACATAGGACCAACACTGACGACATTGGCACTACGTTGTACGGCTTTATAAGTGGTATTACCTGTATTGAGATCTGGGAAAATAAAGACGTTGGCTTGTCCAGCAACTGGTGAGTCTGGCGCTTTTTGTTTGCCGACGCTCATGACTGAGGCGGCGTCATACTGTAGGGGGCCATCGACTTTTAGATCTGGCGCGCGCTCACGCACAATTTGAGTGGCACGAGTGACTTTTTCGACATCTGCACCGGCACCTGATGAGCCAGTAGAGTAGCTGATCATCGCAACTTTTGGATCAATACCGAAAGCCGCAGCCGATTGCGCGGACTGAATAGCAATCTCAGCCAGCTCTTCTGCGGTTGGATCAGGGTTGATGGCGCAGTCACCATAAACTACCACTTGCTCAGGCAATAGCATAAAGAAGATGGACGATACCAAAGAGTATTGCGGTGCTGTCTTAATCAACTGAAACGCTGGGCGTACGGTGTTGGCAGTAGTATGAATCGCTCCAGAAACCAAGCCGTCGACTTCGTCCATCTGTAGCATGGTCGTACCCAAATACACTGTATCTTTGAGATACTCAGCAGCGACATCTTCGCTGGTTTTACCTTTACGGCGCTCAACGACGGCAGCGATATATTTGCTCATATCGAGATCATCAGGATCGATAATCTCTAACCCTTCTGGAATGACCAAATCACGATTTTTGGCCACTTGTTCAACGTCGCTACGCTTCGCAAGTAGCACACAATTGGCGATACCGCGACTCTGACAGATACAGGCGGCCTCGACAGTGCGCGGCTCAGACCCTTCTGGCAAGACGATACGTTTTTTGGCCGTTTGTGCTTTTTTGACCACTTGATGACGAAAGGCAGAAGGAGACAAGCGTCGCTCATAATCACGGCTGAAATACTCTTTAATCCAGTCCAAGTTTAGATGCGCTGCCACGTAACGTGCCACTTCTTCCGCACGTTCAGTGTCATCACTTGGAATCTCAGAACTCATGTGTACCAAGCTCTGTACGGTCTCATAACTGTCATCTTCCACACTCATGACAGGTATACCCGTCTTGAGCGCTGATTGCCACAATTCCGCAACGGTTGCACTTGGCTCAACGCCGCCCGTTAAAACCAAACCTGCCAGCGGGATGCCATTGATACAGGCCAAGCCAGCTGCCAGTAGTAAGTCATCACGATCACCAGGGACGACGATTAAAGTGCCACGTTTGAACACCTCGTCGACGCGAGCAACGGAGCGAGCGGTTAAGCTAATACGGTTAATGCGGCGCGTTTTTGCTTCACCCACATTGAGCCATTTGGCATCAAGTTCAGTGGCGATGTCCCACGTACGCGGCACAGAGAGTGAGTCGCTAAAAGGCACCACACCGATCAAGCGAAAGGCATCAGTGTCAAAGTGGGGGGACAAGCGTTTTACTTCTTGCATGAACGAGTCATCCAAGTGCACGACAGCTTCACCTGGTGCGACCGGTTGGGTCTCAAAAGTATTGGGTACGTCTTGTACCCGCATCAAAATCACCCCAAGTGTACGCGCAGTGGCAATACCACCAAACTCACGAGCGTGAACATCGAGTTTGTCAGCCAGATAGGCAGGGTTGCTGGTATCAGCCGTACTGACGAAGATGATCTTGGCATCCAGTGCATGAGCAATGGCACGGTTGATTTGTGAGGCGTAAGATGTCTCAGTGGTTGGTACTAGTCCTTCACAAATGATGACGTCATGACCATCACCGATGGTGTGATAATTGATGACCACTTCTTCCATCAGATCATCAAGGTTACCATCACCAATCATGCGCTCAACGCGCTGACGGCTGATGGATTTGGGCGGTTTTAGCCCAAAAGCGTGCATGGTTAAAGCACTTGAGCTGTCCAAGCTGCGCTGCTTATCCAGTGTATCATCTTGCAAAAACGGTTTCATAAAACCAGCTTTGATACCGTTGTAATCAAAAGCACGAATCAGTCCAAGCGCGGCTGACGTGACACCGATACCGCGACTAATGGGAACAAGTAAAATGGTTTGCATAGTGTATCCTACGGTTTATTATATTTTTAAGGCTCAATTTATCATTGCCAAAATGCGTAAAACACCACGCTTCTTATCACAAGATTTGCCAGAAGCGCGCGTTTAAAAAACGACTCAAAAACTGTGCACTTAGACCAGATGCAACGCTTCACGCGTCTCTTGAGCAATGCGACCTTCTTCATCGGTTGGTATGACCCATAGCTCAAGGCTACTATCGCTACTATGGAAGCTGCCTTCGTTACCGCCAACCAAGTTTGCGTTCTTATCTGCATCGACCTTAATACCAAAATGACGCATCACTTCTAAAATGCGCGTACGTGTGCTGACCGAGTTTTCTCCAATACCGCCAGTAAAGACGATACCAGTAAATTCAGGCAACGCACAGCTCAAGCTGGCAAGGTATTTACCCACGCGGTAACAGAACATCTCGATAGCAAGCTGGGCGTCTTTGTGACCTTCTTTGGCGGCTTGCTCAACGGTACGCAAGTCATTCGACAACCCTGAAATACCCAGCAGACCGCTTTCTTTATTGAGCATGGTATCGATGTCTTCTAAACTCATACCCAGCTGGCGCTTTAAATGAATATGTAAGCTTGGATCGACATCGCCGCTGCGCGTACCCATCATAAGCCCCTCAAGTGGCGTCAAGCCCATGCTGGTATCAAGACTCTTGCCATCATAGACCGCAGTCGCTGAACAGCCATTACCCAAATGTGCGGTCAGCCAACCATGTGTGCCGCTTGCATCGGTGATATCACTTGCGCGCTCTGAGACGTAAGCGTGAGACGTACCATGAAAGCCGTAACGACGGATTTTATGTTCTTCGTACAGGTTTTTTGGTAGCGGATAGCGAAAGGCAACAGGAGGCATAGTTTGATGAAACGCAGTATCAAAAACGACGACTTGTGGAATATCAGGGTAAATGGCTTGAACGGCTTCAATACCTAAAGCATGAGCAGGATTATGTAGCGGTGCCAATACTTTTAGACGCTTAACTTCGTCAAGGACATGATCATCGACACGTACCGCTTCAGAGTATTCACGGCCGCCATGAACCACGCGATGACCGACCGCGATGAAATGATATTGCTCTAATAGCTCAAGAATTTTTTGTAGGGCGAACTTATGATTACCACCTGGTATTGAGATTTCAAGCTTCTCGCCGTTTAAAGTGGTGTGTTTGATACGGGCGGTATCGAGTCCTAAGTTTTCGGCCAGACCTGTGATACGAGTTGCATTATCGTCACTAATCAGTGCGTACTTAATGGAAGAAGAACCACAGTTGAGGACTAAGGTAGGATTGGTTAGGGTTGATGTTTCAGAATTTTTGTCATCAAAAGTGTTGGTTAGACTCGCGCTCATACTCTATCCTTAGATTATATTTTTATAAAGATATTCATTCTCAATGAATACCGGTTCAATAAACAAAAACCAGCCACATCCCTGCTGATATACCAATGGCAATGATATCGCTGATTTCAATCACACTTGGGCTGACTCTACTGATGAGAGCGGGTTCAGTCATGTTATTACCTTACCCTAGCTCTATAGTGATGGCCACAAGGCTGACCATAATGTACCATATTTTTGAAGCTATACCATGATAACTATGAGGATTGGCACCTAAGATGTATACACATCGATAACAACTGTACACCGATTGTAGTTAGGGCTGATCATAGACAATCAGAGAAAATGACACTTAATAAAAATTGTAAGAAAGTTTTTCCAAGTATTAGCCAAAGCATCTTTAGCTATGAACATAACCAATAGTATTTAGTAAAAAATTGTTGACTATGTTAAAATTTATTGTTTGTCAGGTTGAGTAAGTATCTAACCAAATTTATTGCCAGTTGTATTCAGTATCAGCATCGCTTTATGTAATAATGCTATGATTTAAAGCAGTCCTATTGCTCATAGTAGCAATGGACTGCCCCTATATGTCAGTGCTCACTTGTTATAGTGTGATTGGCACTTGATATTGTTTTCTCTATCATACGTTTTTTAACATACTTACACCGCTGTAAGGTCACAGGTTGCCTACTTTATGCTTACTATCCGCCGCACTTCAAAAACCGAGTACGCCAATATGATTACCATCAGTCGATGTGCCGTCTCAACGCTTATCATCAGTAGTGTTGCGATACTGGGTGTGTCAGGCTGTGGACAGAAAGGCGATTTATACTTGGCAAATGCTGATGGTCAATCAGCACAGAGTAGCACTGCTGTATTGGACAGTACCAGTCATCCACAAGACGCTGCCTTTGCGGGTATCGATGATGACAGTACTAATAATGCTAACAACGTATCAAATACGCAAAACGCGCAGGATTTTGAGCTACCAGAACCGAGTACTGATCCCAACGACTATTAATGCCAATTCAGATTTTTTATTAAAAAGAGGGCTTACGACAGCATGCCTTTGTCTAATGCGCTCTTGTCCCTTTCTTAGCTTCATTTTCATTTGATACCCGATTATATTAGAGATGTTTATATGAGTCATTCTGAGTTACCTACTGGCGAATCTGTCACTACCCAAACAGAGCAAGGATTGTATGTCGATCCCAAGGCTTTAACCAATCACTTGCCAGCCTTGCAGTATCGTGATGAGGCGCTGTATATGGAGCAAGTCAGTATTGAGAGCATTGCCAAACAGTATGGCACGCCATGCTATGTCTACTCAAAACAGGCCATATTGGATGTTTATCAAGCTTATACCGACAGCTTTGCCAGTCTAGACCATCAGATATGCTATGCCGTCAAGGCCAACTCCAATCTGGCAGTGCTGAGCGTATTGGCACAAGCAGGCGCAGGCTTTGACATCGTCTCACGTGGTGAGCTAATGCGTGTGGTAGCGGCTGGAGCTCAGGCGTCACGCCTGGTATTTTCAGGCGTGGGAAAAACTTATGGCGATATCGAGTATGCGCTGACCCAAGGCATTGGCTGCTTCAATGTTGAGTCTATCAGTGAGCTGACCCTCATCAATGAGGTGGCAAAGACACTTGATAAGCCTGCACCAATCTCATTACGCGTCAATCCAAACGTCGATGCTAAAACTCACCCTTATATCTCGACTGGTCTAAAAGACAACAAATTCGGTATCACGCACGAAGATGCGCTTGCAGTTTATCAACAGGCAGCAGCAATGTCTCATATCGATATTGTCGGTATCGATTGCCACATTGGCTCACAGTTAACGGAAGTTGAGCCATTTGTTGCCGCTTTGGACAAAGTCATTGAGTTGATACATAGCCTACGGGAGCATGGTATTGAGCTGCGTCATATTGATTTGGGCGGTGGCTTGGGCGTGCGTTATATTGATGAAACCCCTGTGTCTATTGAAGAATTCGCAGCAGCATTACTGCCCAAACTGAGTGAGCTTGGTTTAACGGTGTTCTTTGAGCCGGGTCGTAGTATCGTTGCCAATGCTGGCGTGCTCTTAACCCAAGTCGATGTGCTCAAGCCAACTGAGCATAAGAATTTCGCTATTGTCGATGCAGCGATGAATGATTTGATTCGCCCAGCGTTATATCAAGCAGAAATGGCAGTCATTCCAAACGTATTGCCTGACGCTGGCCTTGATACCAATGACACGAAAGCATGGGATATTGTCGGGGCTATTTGTGAAACGGGCGATTTTTTGGCCAAAGACCGTCTATTATCCCTAGCGGAAGGGGATATCTTAGCAATTACGGGTGCGGGTGCTTATGGATTTACCATGAGCAGCAATTACAACTCGCGCCCACGTGCAAGCGAGGTGATGGTGTCAGAGGATCGTCATCAACTGATCCGCAAACGTGAGACGATTGAATCCTTGTACGCTGATGAAGTTTTGTGGCAAGACTAAAGAGTAGTAAAGCGCAGTATTCAGAACCGCTACAAAACCCATTGTGATAACAGCAATGGGTTTTTTTATGGGCGAATTTGAGAGCAATTGACGCTGCAACGAGGAAAGTCGTGCTATAGCTAACGGCTTAAATGTCTCACAAAATAAATATAAACCGCCATGTGAGCCGCATTAAAGAGTGCGATGATGTCAAATATAGGTTTGAGAGACGGTACAACGCTGAGATAACTGGACATTTGATAGCAGTGATAATTATGATTGTATCTGACAGCGTGCTAATATAAGGCATACATAAAAATAGGATAGGATATCAAGGGTATGCTAATAGAATTCACTAAGATGCATGGTCTGGGCAACGATTTTATGGTCATTGATTTGGTGACCCAACGCTTAGAGTTAACCAAGGATTTGGTACAGTTATTGGGAGATCGTCATTTAGGCATTGGTTTTGATCAGCTACTCGTGGTCGAGCCACCGATGCGCCCTGACGTTGACTTTAGCTATCGCATCTTCAATACCGACGGTACAGAGGTTGAGCAGTGCGGCAATGGGGCGCGTTGTTTTGCCCGTTTTGTTCAAGCACGTAAGCTGTCATTCAAACAGCGTCTGCGTGTTGAGACTGCAAGTGGCATTATCTCTTTGACGACCGACCGTTATGGTTGGGTCGAAGTCGATATGGGCAAGCCCAAATTTGAGCCAAATGAGATTCCATTTACACCCAGAGCCACCACAAAAATCCAAAATGCCTATCATTTGGATGTCAATGGTACGCCAGTGCAGCTCTATGTTGCCAACATGGGCAACCCACATGCGGTGATCAAAGTCGATGATGTACTTGATGCCGATGTCGAAACACTGGGTAAAGCCATTGAGTCGCATCCTGCGTTTCCAGATCGCGTCAATGTCGGGTTTATGCAAGTGATGAATCAGCGTCATATTCGTCTGCGTGTTTATGAGCGCGGTGTTGGTGAAACACAAGCTTGCGGAACGGGCGCTTGTGCTGCTGTTGCTGTCGGTATACGCGAAGGCTGGCTTGATGAAGGCGAAGATGTGCGCGCGCAGCTCTATGGCGGCAGTATGATTATCAGATGGCAGCCAGGGTACTCAGTCATGATGACTGGCCCAACAGCCTTTGTCTATGAGGGTGTATTTAGCCCTGATGGGCTGATGGCACAAGCCGGTCTCAAACCTCACTCAGAAGACTAAGCACGTGTCATCAATGATAAGCTGCACGTAGTCAGGTCAATATAAAAAAGGTATAGCGAGATTGGCATCAGTTTTTTGTCGCCTCTGTCGGAAGAGGCACAGCACGCAAGAAAAATTGCTGCCAGTCTTGCGTATTGACGCAATGTATCTATTTTATTTAGTATCGACTATACACTGATGATCGAGCCAATGTTAAGGCAGGTTTTTATATGGTGATGTCCAATCAAGACGAACAATCTACGAACGCGGCGCCATGGCTATCAGCCGAGCTGGCCGCTGCGGTAGAGCTGGATACCGCACTACAAGAGCTACTATCGCCTGTCCACCGTTGGCTCAATACTTTGTCGGTGCGTAACCATTCGCCGCATACGCTAACGGCGTATTTTGCTGGACTCAATCAGTTGGCACTGTTTTTGCGCGGTAAGCGTTTGTCATGGACACGCTGTGATAAGCGTCAATTGGCACAACATATCGGCCATCGTCTAGATGAGGATAAGTTGGCACTGGCTAGTGTGCAACAAGAGCTATCGGCTATTCGCCATTTTTATGGTTGGTTAATTGAAGAGAATTTGGCACGTATTAATCCAACCACAGGTTATCAGTTAAAGCGTAGCCCGAGACCGTTGCCGTCTATCGCGGATGTGGATTTATTGACGCAGCTGCTCGATCAAGACATGCCTGACACGCCCGAGCAAGCCCGTTTATGGTTACGCGATAAAGCCATGTTTGAGTTGCTTTATAGTAGTGGACTACGCGTTGGTGAATTGGTCGCACTTGATATGGCAGATGTAGATTTGTCTGATTTACGGGTGAGAGTCACGGGTAAGGGTAATAAAACGCGCTTGGTGCCTTTGGGCGCCAAGGCCGCACAGGCCATCATGCGCTATCTGCCGCACCGTGATTTATGGGTAGAGCAACAAGATAGGGCATTGTTCATCAGCGAAAAACTGGGAACTCGCTTATCGACGCGCGCCGTGCAACAACGATTAAAGGTGGCGGCGACTCGTGCTGGCATCGCGCAAAACCTATATCCACATTTACTGCGTCATTGCTTTGCCTCACACATGCTATCAGGCAGTGGCGACTTGCGTGCAGTTCAAGAAATGCTTGGGCACAGTGATATCAGTACCACGCAAATTTATACCCATGTTGATTTTGCTAAATTGACACAGGTCTATGACCGCGCTCATCCGCGAGCGACGCACGCACAAAATGAGAGCGAGAGTCTTTAAGCTTACTTATATAACTTTACATCTATAGTGAGTTCAGTATAAAAGTGATACAGCGGAACTGAAATGCGTTTTTCGTAGCCTCTGTCTGCGTAGGCACAGCAAGCAAGAAAAATATATGCCAGTGCCGCGTTGGAGTACAACGTATCTGTTTTATTTGGAGTCGACTGTACTTATATAAACAGTCTTATGCCAAACGATGGCAATCAAAAATAGGCAGTTTTTGTCGACCTTGTACTTGTGCTTGCTTCTCAAATGTAGCCATGACAATGGCATAATTCTTATTGTCTTGATTCAACTTGCTATCATCATAACTGTCTATAATGGTGCCGTCATAAGCGCTAATCGCTGTGTGCCCCCATGTCTGACGAATGTTGCCGCCTTTATAAATATGGTCACCGCCCTGAGCGGCGCCAATCACCATACACTGGCTGTCCAAGGCACGCGCGCGCAATAACAGCGACCAGTGCGCTTGACCTGTCAAGTAGGTAAAGGCTGACGGAGCACTCAACAAGTCGGCACCTGCCTGACGCAGACGCTGCGCTAATGCAGGAAAGCGCAGATCAAAGCACACCATCATACCCAATTGATAGACCACGTCATTGATTTCAAGCGGTGTGACCACGGTTTGGGTACCTGGCTCAAATGTTGCCGCCTCATTGTAATTACCTTGCTTGTCAGCCACGGTCGCCGTAAACAAATGAATCTTGTCATAGCGTGCCACGCGTGTGCCATCAGGGGCGAACAGCTGACTGACCTGTCTCAGCCTATCGTTAGGCACAAGCATGCCATCAGGACGGTAAGTGCAGGGTAGTGAACCTATCAGCACATAGACATTGTAAGTACTGGCATAATGGGCTATCGTCGCTGACAGCTCATCGAACCGCTCTGCAGTGGCAAATTGCTCACCCATGCTACAGCAGTTTTCAGGTAAGATAATAAGCTGTGCACCTTGATTACACGCATCAGCAATAGCGGCTTTTATATCGGCTAGGTTTTTTTCGACATCTTGCTGACTATTCATTTGAATGGCCGCCGTGATAAATGGATGGTTATTTGCTTTATTATTCATAGTATTGTTCTCAGCTGGTTTATGATTTATGAGAGTGATTCTAAGGTTTTAGAGTATAAATCCCATCGTTTTTTATCAAGCGCTTGGGTTTTTGAATATATTTACATTGCTTAGTATTGAGTAACCACCGCCAAAGTAAAAAAATAATCAATGATGATAAAAGATACATAACAAATGCATGGTATTTTCAAAGTAGCAAAAGGGTATTTCAAATAGTATTGTGACAAGATAAGCTCTTTTCATTGGTCGTACATTTTGCTTGCCAGCAGCTGTAAAAATTGCTCGTAACGGCATTTTTGTCTTTAAATGAACTGACTATATCTGGGTAGACCATAAATTATCATAGCAAAATCGCAGCAAAAAATGCTATCGTCGTGTCCTAAGATCGTTAAATCTCTGCCTGAATTGGCAACATATATAGACTATCACCACCATCGGAGTGTAATAAGCCACCCATGAATATGTCGTTCGGATTGGCAACCACGCTGAATACCTCACAAAAACTGACACCGCAGATGCAGCAAGCCATCAAGTTGCTGCAACTCTCTAGTCTTGAGCTGGCGCAAGAGGTGCAGATCAAGCTGGACAGCAACCCTTTGCTTGAGCGGATTGAAGAAGACGAATACGAGTATGGTACTGACGATAGTGTCAATGAGTCAGACACCTCATTGACACTAGACAGTTGGAACCAAAGCACTGGCGCGGATTCTTTTGGTGAAGATTATGATGGTAATGAGTCGAAGTTTGACTATGATTCTGACTACAGTGATGAATTTAGTGACAGCTTAGATAAGTTACAGCAAGCCAGTATTGATGACGGTGCCATCGATAATTATGCGGCGGATGGCGATAGCCTTTTTGACACGAATAATTTCGATAACAGTAACTATGCATCTGCAACTAAGAATTCTAGTAACAGCAAAAGTGATGAGGACTTTGATAGTTATCAAGGCGGCACTTCTGCCACTATTCAAGACCACGTACGCTGGCAGCTTAATTTTAAGCGACTGTCAGAAGTGGACACCTTAATTGCCACGTATTTGATGGATTCTATGGATGACATGGGGTTTATTCGACTGGATATCGATGAGCTATTGCAAAGCTTTGATACCATGGCAAACTTCTATCAGTGGGATGAGCGGGTTGAGTATGACGAAGTCATGGCGGTGCTGCGTGTCATTCAATCTTGCGATCCATTGGGTGTGGGTGCGCGCCATCTGAATGAATGTCTGGCAATTCAGTTGTCCAAACTCGATACAAATACGCCATATCTAAAAGAAGCACACGCGCT
This is a stretch of genomic DNA from Psychrobacter alimentarius. It encodes these proteins:
- the rsfS gene encoding ribosome silencing factor: MTNTMTEERIKECLTLVDSALNDMKAKNITVMDVADLTDVMEHIVIADGTSKRHVRAMADSVGAEAKKSGFMPLGREGGIDSDWTLIDLGAVVVHMMTPQAREFYDLEGLWSSPDQLAELVATPREKKTAGRRNKNK
- a CDS encoding nicotinate-nicotinamide nucleotide adenylyltransferase; this encodes MPNTTDSLDDKTSRPAIRAYLGGSFDPVHQGHVQMAMYVYERLLPIAAQQQRDLHVSLLPNSRSPFKQKSTDPHHRLAMLKLATLETPIQIDELELWQTPPVYTIDSVRTLRERYPRDSLIFIIGMDSALSLPHWKEGLALTNHVNLWIFSRSHVSRIFDKDDADKDDVDNDILPDPDNMPNTDTIQAKLPVPLQSLVVGTPTELVTPITKALATNTGLKSTHQGHIYIDARPVAAVSSTQIREQLQSVQDRLNIMQAADRQMTSIPPINDIMSHTAINPLPKWLNSAVYHYIIAHQLYSAAQFR
- the pta gene encoding phosphate acetyltransferase, which codes for MQTILLVPISRGIGVTSAALGLIRAFDYNGIKAGFMKPFLQDDTLDKQRSLDSSSALTMHAFGLKPPKSISRQRVERMIGDGNLDDLMEEVVINYHTIGDGHDVIICEGLVPTTETSYASQINRAIAHALDAKIIFVSTADTSNPAYLADKLDVHAREFGGIATARTLGVILMRVQDVPNTFETQPVAPGEAVVHLDDSFMQEVKRLSPHFDTDAFRLIGVVPFSDSLSVPRTWDIATELDAKWLNVGEAKTRRINRISLTARSVARVDEVFKRGTLIVVPGDRDDLLLAAGLACINGIPLAGLVLTGGVEPSATVAELWQSALKTGIPVMSVEDDSYETVQSLVHMSSEIPSDDTERAEEVARYVAAHLNLDWIKEYFSRDYERRLSPSAFRHQVVKKAQTAKKRIVLPEGSEPRTVEAACICQSRGIANCVLLAKRSDVEQVAKNRDLVIPEGLEIIDPDDLDMSKYIAAVVERRKGKTSEDVAAEYLKDTVYLGTTMLQMDEVDGLVSGAIHTTANTVRPAFQLIKTAPQYSLVSSIFFMLLPEQVVVYGDCAINPDPTAEELAEIAIQSAQSAAAFGIDPKVAMISYSTGSSGAGADVEKVTRATQIVRERAPDLKVDGPLQYDAASVMSVGKQKAPDSPVAGQANVFIFPDLNTGNTTYKAVQRSANVVSVGPMLQGLNKPVNDLSRGALVDDIIYTIALTAIQAYSDEI
- a CDS encoding acetate/propionate family kinase; the encoded protein is MSASLTNTFDDKNSETSTLTNPTLVLNCGSSSIKYALISDDNATRITGLAENLGLDTARIKHTTLNGEKLEISIPGGNHKFALQKILELLEQYHFIAVGHRVVHGGREYSEAVRVDDHVLDEVKRLKVLAPLHNPAHALGIEAVQAIYPDIPQVVVFDTAFHQTMPPVAFRYPLPKNLYEEHKIRRYGFHGTSHAYVSERASDITDASGTHGWLTAHLGNGCSATAVYDGKSLDTSMGLTPLEGLMMGTRSGDVDPSLHIHLKRQLGMSLEDIDTMLNKESGLLGISGLSNDLRTVEQAAKEGHKDAQLAIEMFCYRVGKYLASLSCALPEFTGIVFTGGIGENSVSTRTRILEVMRHFGIKVDADKNANLVGGNEGSFHSSDSSLELWVIPTDEEGRIAQETREALHLV
- the lptM gene encoding LPS translocon maturation chaperone LptM, encoding MLTIRRTSKTEYANMITISRCAVSTLIISSVAILGVSGCGQKGDLYLANADGQSAQSSTAVLDSTSHPQDAAFAGIDDDSTNNANNVSNTQNAQDFELPEPSTDPNDY
- the lysA gene encoding diaminopimelate decarboxylase codes for the protein MSHSELPTGESVTTQTEQGLYVDPKALTNHLPALQYRDEALYMEQVSIESIAKQYGTPCYVYSKQAILDVYQAYTDSFASLDHQICYAVKANSNLAVLSVLAQAGAGFDIVSRGELMRVVAAGAQASRLVFSGVGKTYGDIEYALTQGIGCFNVESISELTLINEVAKTLDKPAPISLRVNPNVDAKTHPYISTGLKDNKFGITHEDALAVYQQAAAMSHIDIVGIDCHIGSQLTEVEPFVAALDKVIELIHSLREHGIELRHIDLGGGLGVRYIDETPVSIEEFAAALLPKLSELGLTVFFEPGRSIVANAGVLLTQVDVLKPTEHKNFAIVDAAMNDLIRPALYQAEMAVIPNVLPDAGLDTNDTKAWDIVGAICETGDFLAKDRLLSLAEGDILAITGAGAYGFTMSSNYNSRPRASEVMVSEDRHQLIRKRETIESLYADEVLWQD
- the dapF gene encoding diaminopimelate epimerase, whose protein sequence is MLIEFTKMHGLGNDFMVIDLVTQRLELTKDLVQLLGDRHLGIGFDQLLVVEPPMRPDVDFSYRIFNTDGTEVEQCGNGARCFARFVQARKLSFKQRLRVETASGIISLTTDRYGWVEVDMGKPKFEPNEIPFTPRATTKIQNAYHLDVNGTPVQLYVANMGNPHAVIKVDDVLDADVETLGKAIESHPAFPDRVNVGFMQVMNQRHIRLRVYERGVGETQACGTGACAAVAVGIREGWLDEGEDVRAQLYGGSMIIRWQPGYSVMMTGPTAFVYEGVFSPDGLMAQAGLKPHSED